The following coding sequences are from one Microcoleus sp. FACHB-831 window:
- the glgP gene encoding alpha-glucan family phosphorylase, whose protein sequence is MTTIETLRAKLPFPLKRLADLAYNYWWSWTSDRLSLFQSINPDEWQRCGHNPVALLDSASEVRLAKMACDPAYIKRVKAIASQFDIYMSEKNVWASRIAPQISHERPVAYFCAEFGIHESLPIYSGGLGILAGDHLKSSSDLGVPMVAVGLCYRQGYFRQRLNQGGWQEENYVDNPFDRMALELMKNQHGEPIVIEMEIRQRRVKAQIWLARVGRVNLYLLDTDRHDNDPIDRWLTGHLYGGNIETRIAQEVVLGIGGVRALEALGINPSVCHLNEGHAAFCTLEIARQEIQRTGKSFYDIEAAVRDRCVFTTHTPVPAGHDVFSSDLMDSYFAHYWPTLGLSREQFLSLGARRLGDPWEPFGMTVLALRMCRAANGVSELHGEVSRKMWKILYPERSEEKVPIGHITNGVHARTWTAPIMGDLYSEYLGEDWSTNVADPQMWAKVDEIPDEEIWWRHRVLKERLIAHTRYKVKMARQHRSEEHYRIEAADQLLDPNVLTIGFARRFSPYKRGDLLLRDAERALRIFGNAETPVQIVFAGKAHPHDEEGKRIIQRLMEWCKHNAILNRVALIEDYDIYTGQKLVHGVDVWLNNPRRPLEASGTSGQKVCFNGGINCSVLDGWWCEGYKADANGKGINGWAIGEDAHTSDQELQDRIDSESLYKLLEEEIVPLYYDQDENGVPHRWIQMMKASIKTNSPLFNTDRMIADYVTQVYAPGSAVGSQPIRASVLA, encoded by the coding sequence ATGACAACAATTGAGACGCTGCGTGCCAAACTACCATTTCCCCTCAAGCGGCTGGCAGACCTAGCCTATAACTATTGGTGGAGTTGGACGAGCGATCGCCTTTCCTTGTTTCAAAGCATCAACCCCGACGAATGGCAGCGCTGCGGACACAACCCCGTTGCCTTACTAGACTCTGCTTCAGAAGTTCGACTGGCAAAGATGGCTTGCGACCCAGCATATATTAAGCGGGTGAAAGCGATCGCTTCTCAGTTTGACATTTATATGTCGGAGAAAAATGTCTGGGCAAGCCGCATCGCGCCGCAAATCTCCCACGAACGCCCCGTTGCCTATTTCTGCGCTGAATTTGGCATTCACGAATCCCTCCCCATCTACTCCGGCGGCTTGGGAATTCTAGCCGGGGATCACCTCAAGTCTTCCTCAGATTTGGGCGTCCCGATGGTGGCTGTAGGACTTTGCTATCGCCAAGGTTACTTCCGTCAGCGGTTAAACCAAGGCGGTTGGCAAGAAGAAAACTACGTTGACAATCCCTTTGACCGCATGGCTCTAGAGTTGATGAAGAATCAACACGGGGAACCGATCGTTATAGAGATGGAAATTCGCCAGCGTCGGGTCAAAGCGCAAATCTGGTTAGCGCGAGTCGGTCGCGTTAATCTTTATCTCCTCGATACCGACCGCCACGACAACGATCCCATCGACCGTTGGCTGACAGGGCACTTGTACGGCGGTAACATCGAAACTCGCATCGCGCAGGAAGTCGTGCTGGGGATTGGCGGCGTGCGGGCGCTGGAAGCACTGGGGATTAATCCATCCGTCTGCCATTTGAACGAAGGTCACGCAGCATTTTGCACGTTGGAAATTGCCAGACAAGAAATTCAGCGCACTGGCAAGAGTTTCTATGATATTGAAGCAGCAGTGCGCGATCGCTGCGTCTTCACCACCCACACCCCAGTCCCCGCAGGTCACGATGTCTTCTCCTCCGACCTGATGGATTCCTACTTCGCCCACTACTGGCCTACACTCGGACTATCCCGCGAACAATTCCTCTCCCTCGGCGCACGACGCCTGGGCGATCCTTGGGAACCCTTCGGTATGACCGTCTTAGCGCTGCGGATGTGTCGCGCTGCCAACGGCGTTAGCGAACTGCACGGCGAAGTTTCCCGTAAAATGTGGAAAATTCTCTACCCAGAACGTAGCGAAGAAAAAGTGCCCATCGGTCACATTACCAACGGCGTCCACGCTCGTACCTGGACGGCACCCATCATGGGCGACCTGTATTCAGAGTATTTGGGTGAAGATTGGTCAACTAATGTGGCTGACCCGCAAATGTGGGCAAAAGTCGATGAAATTCCCGATGAGGAAATCTGGTGGCGACACAGGGTTCTCAAAGAACGGCTGATTGCCCATACCCGCTATAAAGTTAAAATGGCGCGGCAACATCGCAGCGAAGAACATTACCGCATCGAAGCCGCCGACCAACTGTTAGACCCCAACGTATTAACGATTGGATTTGCGCGACGCTTCAGCCCTTACAAACGCGGTGACTTGCTGCTGCGAGATGCAGAACGCGCTTTGAGGATTTTTGGTAATGCGGAAACACCAGTGCAAATTGTCTTTGCTGGTAAAGCTCACCCACACGACGAAGAAGGTAAGCGGATCATCCAGCGGTTGATGGAGTGGTGCAAGCACAATGCGATTCTCAACCGAGTTGCCCTTATCGAAGATTACGATATCTACACTGGTCAAAAACTGGTACACGGTGTTGATGTTTGGCTGAACAACCCGCGTCGTCCCCTAGAAGCATCGGGTACAAGCGGACAAAAAGTTTGCTTTAACGGTGGCATCAATTGCAGCGTACTAGATGGCTGGTGGTGCGAAGGCTATAAAGCAGATGCAAATGGTAAGGGGATCAACGGTTGGGCGATTGGTGAAGATGCTCACACCAGCGACCAAGAATTACAGGATCGAATTGATTCTGAATCTCTTTATAAGTTGCTCGAAGAGGAAATCGTTCCCCTCTACTACGACCAGGATGAGAATGGGGTTCCCCACCGCTGGATTCAGATGATGAAGGCGTCGATTAAGACAAATTCGCCTTTGTTTAACACTGACAGAATGATTGCTGATTATGTTACTCAGGTGTATGCACCTGGTAGCGCCGTAGGTTCTCAACCAATTCGGGCGAGTGTTCTAGCTTAG